The genomic stretch CGGAAACGCTCGAAACGTTTGAGATGGCGAAGCGCTACTGCCGCGGAACGGAATGCGTCCCGGCACCCTCCACGATAGGCGCATTTCTGGCGATGCTGAAAAAATCCGACGCGCCGGAGCGCGAATGTTTCTTCATGCCAACGGCCAAAGGGCCGTGCAGGTTCGGACAGTATCACGCCCTTCATAGAATGATACTCGACGAGGCTGGCTACAAAAATACCCCGATCGAATCGTGGGACGATGGGACCGGCGATTTCGGCCTTGACCTGGATACCAGCAAGAGAATCTACAGCACGATACTGTCGTCCGATCTTCTTTACAAAGCGCGCTGCAGGCTGCGTCCGTACGCGTATGACCGAATCGCATTCGATTCGCTCATGGAGAAACAGGTCGAGTTTATGTCCGAAAAAATAGAACGAGGCGAAAACATAGATGATGCCTTGGGACGGGTTGCCTCCGTTCTTTCAAAAGTTGATATCTCACGCGAGAGAAAGCCTCTGGTGGGAATAGTGGGCGAAATCTACGTCAGGGTAAATCCGTTCACCAATGGAAGGCTGGTCGAAACGGTTGAGGCGGCCGGTGGTGAGGCATGGCTTTCCCCTCTCACGGAATGGTTTCAGTACCTAGCCTACATGGATAACCGAATGGCCAAGGATCGCGGGCGCACTTTTGGGGATAGAATAAAAAAATCGCTAAAAAATTCCTACATGATGATGAAGGAACGAAAGCTCACTAAGATAATGGATCCCATAATCGGAGATAGAAGGGAGCCTTCGATAAAAAGCACCGTCTCGGCGGGAGCGCAGGTCTTTCCAGTTCAATTTGACGGTGAATCGATTCTCACTGTGGGTCGCGCAATAGAATTCGCACATCAGGGAGTGGATCTTATAATCAACTGTGCCCCCTTCGGATGCATGCCTGGAACGCTTACGTCCGGAATATTCCAGGGGCTGGAGCAACGGATGGGGGTTCCCATAGTGAGTATGTTCTTCGACGGCGAAACCGATCTAAGCCACCTAGTGAGGACGTATCTGGAAAATATCAAGCAGAGAAAGTCGACGTTGGAGAACAGGTCATGAAGCCGGAGGAAAGAAAACGGGCTATCGTCGAGGCTGCGGTGGAATGCTTTTCAAAAAAGGGATACCATGCCACCTCGATAAGCCACATAATAGACGCAGCGGGGATAGCGCGGGGCACATTCTATCTCTACTTCAAAAGTAAGCACGAGATATTCCAGTTTGTCCTCGATGATCTCATTTCGAAAATACGATCGCAGATACGCACTATAGACCTAAACATCGACGAGAGTCCGGCGGCGCAGATGCGCGGAAACGTGGAACGTGTTGTTCTGGCAATAACATCGAGTCCAGAAGTGGCTCAAATACTTTTCAACGAAGCCGTCGGCCTCGACAAGGAGACGCAGGAACGCCTCAAAAATTTCTACGCTGAGTTTATAGAAATAATACAATCGGCTATAGAGAGAGGAGCATCCTTCGGTCTTATACGAAATGTGGATCCATCTGTTGCGTCCTGCATAGCACTCGGCGGGGTCCGCGAGATTGTGATTCAAACGAAAATTTTCCAAAATACGAATATCGACAGCAAATCCATGATAGACGGGCTCATAGACGTTTTATTCGGAGGCATCGGCCCCAAACTTTCCGAAGGATATTGACCTCTTGTCTTTTAAACTATCCCCTGTTAGTCATTTCGCCTCAAACATGGGAGGAAATATGACGGCAAAGCGGGTTCTAATAATGGGCGCAGCTGGCAGGGATTTCCATAACTTCAACACCTTTTTCAAGGACAATCCGGAATACGAGGTGGTCGCTTTCACCGCCACGCAGATACCCAACATCCACGGAAGGATCTATCCTTCGGTGCTCGCGGGAAAGATGTATCCGGATGGAATTGAAATACTCCCTGAGGAAGATCTCTCCAAGATCATAAAAGAAAAAGATGTCGATCTGGTCGTGTTCTCCTACAGCGATGTCGAGCACAAGTACGTCATGGAAAAAGGTTCACAGGTCTTGGCCGCCGGAGCCAACTACATGCTTCTCTCACCGACCAAGACGCAGATCAAGGCGAAAGTTCCGGTCATATCTGTTTGTGCGGTAAGAACCGGCTGCGGAAAGAGCCAGACGTCCAGAAAAATTGTTTCACTACTCATAGAATCGGGCAAAAAGGTGGTCGCCATCCGCCATCCGATGCCTTATGGCGATCTCGCAAAACAGGCGGTCCAGCGCTTTGCATCGTACCAGGACCTTGATGATCACAACTGCACGATCGAAGAACGCGAGGAGTATGAACCATATATCGACAAAGGCCTCGTCGTGTACGCTGGCGTAGACTATGAAGCGATAACGCGCCAGGCGGAAAAAGAGGCCGACATTATAATATGGGACGGCGGCAGCAACGACATGCCTTTCCTCAAATCGGATCTGGAGATAACGGTTCTCGATCCGCTTCGCGCAGGGCATGAGCGTAGCTATTTTCCTGGGGAGACGAATTTTCTTACCGCCGACGTTCTGGTCATCAACAAATATCAGCAGGCGAGCGCCGAACAGCTGAATACGCTGCTCGACAATATTAAAAAGTTCAACCCCGATGCAAAAGTAATCAAGGGCGATTCCAAGATACTTGTGGATGATCCTAAAAAGGTGAAGGGCAAAAAGGTTCTCGTGGTGGAAGACGGTCCGACCCTGACGCACGGCGGAATGAGCTTCGGTGCCGGCATGGTAGCTGCCGACGAATTCGACGCACAGGAAATCGTTGATCCGAGACCATACGCAGTCGGTTCCATAAAGGACGCCTATACGAAATACCCCAATCTCGGCAAATTGATTCCTGCTCTTGGTTACTACGACGACCAGCTCGTCGATCTTGAAAAATCCATAGCCGCGACTCCGTGCGATCTGGTCCTGATCGGCAGCCCGATCGACATCCGCCGTGTTATCAATCTCGATAAGCCGGCGATGCGCGTTTACTACGAACTTGAAGAGATGGGCGAGCCAACGCTCAAGAGCGTGCTCAAAGATTTTGTAAAGTAAAAGCTTAGCTTCCGATGAATTGCAAAAGGCCTCCGACGAGGAGGCCTTGTGTTTTTTCCAAAAACCAGGACATCTGAAGTCCGCCGCTTTGGCGCTACTTCTTCTTTTCCGATTCAATTTTGAGCCTTCGCATCTCGCTTTCAGCCTCTTCCATCTGCCTTTTGGCCGCCTCTATTTTTTCCTCAAGGGCTTCGAGTTTATCCTGTTCGGTTGCCGGAGGACGTTCAGGATCTATGATGCTGGCCTTTTTAAGTTTTATTGTGTCGTCTGAAAAAGACTCTTTTGAAGCATCAGCTTTCTCTTTTTCTTCTGTGGTGGCCATATCCTCATCCAGCGCAAGTTCTGTAGCCATCTCTGCCTTGACCTTGGCACCATACTCCTTCGCACTGTTTTCATTATCGAATGGTTCTAACCACTCCTTTATTCCATCTATAACGGCTTTGGCATCATCGGATTTAAAAACAGCAGAATCGAACTTAAAACCTGGCATGCATGTAACACGCGAATGGCGTTTTTCGTTATCTACAAGAAGAGGAAAATAGACATCGACCGATATCAGTCTAAGATAAACGGCGTTGTTGAAATATTTTATCCCGGCAACAGCCATGACATCTCCGGGCTGAAGATATGTGTAGGGCTTTCCTCTTCTGCCAACAATCCTGCCGTCTTTCATGTGTATCACCGAACCTCGATAGTCATATTCCTGCCACTCGATAAAAAACCTCGCCCTGTCTGCCGGAATTCCGCCGCGCTTTACGACCACAAATCCTCGCAGCGCACCTTTATTGAGCTCATAGTGAGCGGTGTCCAGAGATTTATTATGAACGGCAGGGGGAAAGTTGCTGGCGACCGCAGCCTCTATATTTTGTCTCAATTTAGCTTCGGCAACGAAGGGAATTGCGAACAACACCGCCACGAATAAAAAAGTTTTTCTCATAATATACACCTCTCAAGATTCAATCTGATTTACCGAAAGCTTCTATCGCCCTTTGTAGCTCCCTATGGGTCCTCGAATATTCCTCGATGCTGACTCCGGATGATATCGCATTCCACGCCTGTCTAAGGCTCATGGCGCCCGCCGCGGCCCCATCGGGATGACCGAAGACGCCGCGTCCTGGAACCATTGCGAAATCAATGCTACCCACCTTCTCGTATATCGAAGGGAGAGTGCCCGCCCAGTCGCTTCCTCCTGGGACCGGAAGTGACCTCTTTATATCGCAGAGATCGATGCTGCATTCGCGCACGTTTTCCAAAACCTCCGAGGAGGAGGTCTTCATGCGCTCTCCGAAACCGGGCATTATTATCGCGTCGCAGCCGCATATCCTCTGAAGCTTCGTCATGACTCTGCTGGAAACTCCGAACCAAGGGTGCATCGACATCGGCGCGATGCAGTCGAAGTGCGCTACGATGGGAAGGTCCGTGTTCTTCCTGAGAACCCTTACGGGTGAAAGCCCGAGCGCCATGACATTGACCATCACAGCGTTGATTCCGTTTTCCCGTGCGATATCGCACAGCTTCAAAATTCTATCCGATTCGTCGGTGACGTTGGCGACAAAACACTTTTTCTCACCCGTCAGGTCCTGCGCGTGGCGGAGGGCATCGCCAACCATCCGCATGCGTTTTTCGAACGGTGAATAGTCAGGATCGGCGAGCATCTCGTCATCCTTGGCGACATCTAGCCCCCCGCGCCATCCTTCGAAGGCGAGTTCTGCAAAGCTCTTCGGGTCGAGACCGACGTTGGGCTTTACCACCCCGAAAAATATCGGGCGATCGTGGATCTGGATCATGGTTCGAAAACCTTCAGTCCCGTGCAAGGGCCCCTGAAAATCGGCCAGAAATTCCGGAGGGAAGCGGATGTCTTTCAACTTTATTGCAGTTATTCCATGGCTGAAAAAAGCTCCCTCACCCATTGCGACGGTTAGAAGGTTGGGAATTCTCGTTCCAAAATTTCTATATGGATGTGCTATTTTCGCGCGGACCTTCAGATATGAAGAAACCCCTTCTTGGTCGCTGTAGAAGGCAGAAAAACCGGACTCGTCGAGAACATCGAGCGCAATCACCTTGGCCGCATGTCTGATGCGAAAATCCTCATCGACTCCGGGGCGTTTCCACTGTGCGGTGGAGGTTTCCTGACAAAGCCTGGCTGCTGCTTCAAGAGGATCAAGGGAGGTTTCGAATACGTAGTCGAAGATGACACACGAGGCCATATCTATCTCAGATTCCTTCGCGAGAAACCCCTGTATCGCTTCTCTTTTCATCTTGATTCGCCCAGGATTTTTACGATTACCTTGCGGCTATCGCGCGGACCGTCGAGCTCCACGAAAAATATTGACTGCCAGCTGCCGAGAATCATCTCGCCGTCTTTAACGGGAATCGTTTCAGAGGCGTTCATGAAAAGCGACATGATATGCATCCTGGCATTTTGTCTGTTATCGACGGTATGCTCATCGTGGCGGTATGCTGCCTTAGGGACTGCATCCTTGAGATAGTTGATCATATCCATCTGCAGTCGCTTGCAGTTCTCGGTGATTCTGACCGACGCTGTTGTGTGGTTGCTGAAAATTACGACGAGCCCATCTTTCACCCCAGACCTTCGGAGAGCATCATTCACTCGATCGGTGATATCGATAAATTGGATATCGCTGGAGCTGTCTATTAAAATTTCCGACTGAAAACCTGTCATTTATTCCTCTCGATGATATATCTCGCTATCAGCGCAAGAGGTTCTGCGCCGTTTCCAAACGGCGCCAGAAGTGAAACAGCCTCGTCGATGAGAGAGGCCGCTCGCCGCTTCGATTTTTCCATTCCGAGGACCAAAGGGTATGTAGATTTCTGATTGTCCTCGTCGCTGCCGATGTTCTTGCCCAGAAGAGCTTGGTCCCCTTCGATATCCAGGATGTCATCAGCGATTTGAAAAGCCAGCCCGATGTTCATTCCATATCTGTCGAAAAGGGCGACGTGTTCATTCGACGCGCCTGAAAGCTTTGCTCCAGAGGTGACAGAAGCCCTCAGCAGCGCTCCGGTCTTCATCATGTGAAGCTCGTCGAGCTTGTTCTCCGAAACGTTTCTGCCTGTGGATTCTATATCGATGACCTGTCCGCCGGTCATGCCGCGCGCTCCTGTGGCTGACGCGATATCGCCAATAACCTCGACTACCAGCTCCGGAGCGAAACGTTTAAGCCCTCTGGCCATGACATAAAAAGCCTCTGCGAGTAGTCCATCTCCAGCAAGGATAGCATTGGCTTCGCCGAAAATCTTGTGATTGGTCGGCTGTCCACGCCTTAACGAATCATCATCCATGGCTGGCAGGTCGTCATGGATGAGCGAGAAGGTATGTATCATTTCCATCGCGACGGCCACCGGAAGAACGCTCTGCGCATCTCCGCCAACCGCTTCGGCCCCCGCCATGACAAGCACCGGCCTGATGCGTTTGCCACCGGCATCGAGGCTGTACTGCATCGCTCTCCTGAGGGTTTCCGGGATATCCTTATCGCCGATCGATTTACACATGTGCGCTTCGACCAATGATTTCTTTTCGCTTAGGTATGACTTGATATCCATTTTGAATTACTCCTTGATCTCGAAGGAGACGGATCTTATTCCTCCCGATGCGTCATTTATGAGCTGTTCTACCTTGCCCTTCGCTTCATCGAGTTTTTTTTCGCAATCCCTAAGAAGGGAGACGCCCTTTTCAAACTCAGAAAGTGAATCGTCCAGCGATATATCCCCAGCCTCCAGCTTTCGCACTATCTTTTCGAGATCCGCCATCGATTCTTCAAAACTTTTCTTGGCACTCATTTCATTCCTCCGTTATAAAGCTTGCCCGCATATGCGGCAAAACTAGAACAAGCAATAAGATGGCGTCAACGTCCAACTTTTTCGACGCGCGTATTGGCAAAACCATCTACAAAGCGGATTTTTAAGGAATCTCCGCATTTGAGAGATCCGGCGCTTCGCACTATCCTGCCATCGGAACTCTCAACTACGGAATACCCCTTTCCAAGCACAGCAAGCGGCGAGAGGTGGTCGAGATTGCTGGCGAGCTTGGCGACGGATTGCAAACGCCTTTCCATAAGCCTTTCCACGGCTATCAACATTGAACGACGAAGTGAGTCTGTGGCTCGAAGCATATCAGGGAATCTTCTGCGAAGATCGGGAATTCTTTGCGCGAGTTTCGCCAGCTCCTGTGTTCTGCGTTCGAGAGACTGCCTGAGGGCAAATGAGAGCTGCCTCTTTTTTTCCTCGAGCATCGCTATGAGCTCGGCTTTGACCGGGATGGCGATCTCGGCCGCAGCGGAAGGCGTTGCAGCTCTGACATCGGCTACCATATCAGATATCGTCGTGTCTATCTCGTGTCCCACAGCGGAAATAACAGGTATTCTGGAAGCGGCAATCGCCCTGGCTACGACTTCTTCATTGAAGGCCCAGAGGTCCTCTATGGACCCTCCGCCGCGCCCCACTATCATGACATCTATGTCGTCGCGTTCGTTTAGCGTCGATATTCCTTCGGCTATCTCCGCAGCAGAGCCTTCGCCCTGAACCTTTACCGGCTTGAGCAATATTTCTACGTTAGGGAAGCGCCTCGTCAGTACGTTGATGATATCCCTTACCGCTGCTCC from Myxococcales bacterium encodes the following:
- a CDS encoding TetR/AcrR family transcriptional regulator, yielding MKPEERKRAIVEAAVECFSKKGYHATSISHIIDAAGIARGTFYLYFKSKHEIFQFVLDDLISKIRSQIRTIDLNIDESPAAQMRGNVERVVLAITSSPEVAQILFNEAVGLDKETQERLKNFYAEFIEIIQSAIERGASFGLIRNVDPSVASCIALGGVREIVIQTKIFQNTNIDSKSMIDGLIDVLFGGIGPKLSEGY
- a CDS encoding GTPase; the encoded protein is MTAKRVLIMGAAGRDFHNFNTFFKDNPEYEVVAFTATQIPNIHGRIYPSVLAGKMYPDGIEILPEEDLSKIIKEKDVDLVVFSYSDVEHKYVMEKGSQVLAAGANYMLLSPTKTQIKAKVPVISVCAVRTGCGKSQTSRKIVSLLIESGKKVVAIRHPMPYGDLAKQAVQRFASYQDLDDHNCTIEEREEYEPYIDKGLVVYAGVDYEAITRQAEKEADIIIWDGGSNDMPFLKSDLEITVLDPLRAGHERSYFPGETNFLTADVLVINKYQQASAEQLNTLLDNIKKFNPDAKVIKGDSKILVDDPKKVKGKKVLVVEDGPTLTHGGMSFGAGMVAADEFDAQEIVDPRPYAVGSIKDAYTKYPNLGKLIPALGYYDDQLVDLEKSIAATPCDLVLIGSPIDIRRVINLDKPAMRVYYELEEMGEPTLKSVLKDFVK
- a CDS encoding ribulose 1,5-bisphosphate carboxylase, which translates into the protein MKREAIQGFLAKESEIDMASCVIFDYVFETSLDPLEAAARLCQETSTAQWKRPGVDEDFRIRHAAKVIALDVLDESGFSAFYSDQEGVSSYLKVRAKIAHPYRNFGTRIPNLLTVAMGEGAFFSHGITAIKLKDIRFPPEFLADFQGPLHGTEGFRTMIQIHDRPIFFGVVKPNVGLDPKSFAELAFEGWRGGLDVAKDDEMLADPDYSPFEKRMRMVGDALRHAQDLTGEKKCFVANVTDESDRILKLCDIARENGINAVMVNVMALGLSPVRVLRKNTDLPIVAHFDCIAPMSMHPWFGVSSRVMTKLQRICGCDAIIMPGFGERMKTSSSEVLENVRECSIDLCDIKRSLPVPGGSDWAGTLPSIYEKVGSIDFAMVPGRGVFGHPDGAAAGAMSLRQAWNAISSGVSIEEYSRTHRELQRAIEAFGKSD
- a CDS encoding YjbQ family protein; amino-acid sequence: MTGFQSEILIDSSSDIQFIDITDRVNDALRRSGVKDGLVVIFSNHTTASVRITENCKRLQMDMINYLKDAVPKAAYRHDEHTVDNRQNARMHIMSLFMNASETIPVKDGEMILGSWQSIFFVELDGPRDSRKVIVKILGESR
- a CDS encoding polyprenyl synthetase family protein yields the protein MDIKSYLSEKKSLVEAHMCKSIGDKDIPETLRRAMQYSLDAGGKRIRPVLVMAGAEAVGGDAQSVLPVAVAMEMIHTFSLIHDDLPAMDDDSLRRGQPTNHKIFGEANAILAGDGLLAEAFYVMARGLKRFAPELVVEVIGDIASATGARGMTGGQVIDIESTGRNVSENKLDELHMMKTGALLRASVTSGAKLSGASNEHVALFDRYGMNIGLAFQIADDILDIEGDQALLGKNIGSDEDNQKSTYPLVLGMEKSKRRAASLIDEAVSLLAPFGNGAEPLALIARYIIERNK
- a CDS encoding exodeoxyribonuclease VII small subunit, with the protein product MSAKKSFEESMADLEKIVRKLEAGDISLDDSLSEFEKGVSLLRDCEKKLDEAKGKVEQLINDASGGIRSVSFEIKE
- the xseA gene encoding exodeoxyribonuclease VII large subunit is translated as MEKTPPKKIYTVSEITRKIKSLVEEPCREIWISGEVTDFKNQSGKHFYFSLKDEQKNKIRAIIFNAASRKIPFELKDGLELVCRGDIDVYGPGGYYSILIDFCEPKGIGALQLAFEQLKKKLLAEGLFSSERKKRIPFLPKKIGVVTSSTGAAVRDIINVLTRRFPNVEILLKPVKVQGEGSAAEIAEGISTLNERDDIDVMIVGRGGGSIEDLWAFNEEVVARAIAASRIPVISAVGHEIDTTISDMVADVRAATPSAAAEIAIPVKAELIAMLEEKKRQLSFALRQSLERRTQELAKLAQRIPDLRRRFPDMLRATDSLRRSMLIAVERLMERRLQSVAKLASNLDHLSPLAVLGKGYSVVESSDGRIVRSAGSLKCGDSLKIRFVDGFANTRVEKVGR